In Mastomys coucha isolate ucsf_1 unplaced genomic scaffold, UCSF_Mcou_1 pScaffold20, whole genome shotgun sequence, one DNA window encodes the following:
- the LOC116098220 gene encoding probable N-acetyltransferase CML5: MAPYQIRQYQERDHTQVVDMFSRGMMEHVPACFRYVLLLPKTLLLLFVVPLTIVLVSGSWLLAVLCIFFLLLLLRLLARQPFKEYVAMSLQTDMADITKSYLNAHGSFWVAESGEQVVGMVGCLPVKDPPLGGKQMQLFHLSVSSQHRGQGIAKALVRAVLQFARDQGYSDVVLETSVIQQSAITLYEAMGFQRTGKYAEVSVVKWLIVFSVIHFMYSFPSAQKHEL; encoded by the coding sequence ATGGCTCCTTATCAGATCCGCCAGTACCAGGAGAGGGACCACACACAGGTTGTGGACATGTTCTCCAGGGGCATGATGGAGCACGTCCCTGCCTGCTTCCGCTACGTGCTGCTGCTGCCCAAGACCCTCCTGCTTTTATTTGTGGTGCCTCTGACCATAGTCCTGGTGTCTGGCTCCTGGCTGTTGGCTGTTTTATGCATCTTCTTTCTGCTCCTACTCCTGCGGCTCCTTGCCAGACAGCCTTTCAAGGAGTATGTGGCCATGAGTTTGCAGACAGACATGGCTGACATTACCAAGTCTTACCTGAATGCACATGGCTCCTTCTGGGTGGCTGAGTCTGGAGAGCAGGTGGTGGGCATGGTGGGTTGTCTGCCAGTCAAGGATCCTCCATTAGGGGGGAAGCAGATGCAGCTCTTCCACCTGTCTGTGTCCTCACAACATCGAGGACAGGGGATAGCGAAAGCACTGGTCAGAGCTGTCCTGCAGTTTGCACGGGACCAGGGCTACAGTGATGTTGTCCTTGAGACCAGTGTCATACAGCAAAGTGCTATAACCCTCTACGAGGCCATGGGATTCCAAAGGACAGGAAAATATGCGGAGGTCAGCGTTGTCAAATGGTTAATTGTGTTTTCTGTAATTCATTTCATGTATTCTTTCCCTTCTGCTCAGAAACATGAACTATAA
- the LOC116099166 gene encoding N-acetyltransferase 8 has protein sequence MASFRIRQFQERDYKQVVDVFSRGMKEHIPTTFRHMLTLPRTLLPLAGVPLTVVLVSGSWLLAIVCIFFLLLFLWFLTGKPWKNYVSKCLHTDMADITRSYLSVRGSGFWVAESGGQVVGIVAAQPVKDPPLGRKQLQLFRLSVSSQHRGQGIAKALVRTVLQFARDQGCSDVVLQTGLLQKGAVTLYYSMGFQKTGESFMDTLMWLVDVSLIHFIYPLPSAQNHEL, from the coding sequence ATGGCTTCTTTTCGCATCCGCCAATTCCAGGAGAGGGACTACAAACAGGTTGTGGATGTGTTCTCCAGGGGCATGAAAGAGCACATCCCCACCACCTTCCGCCACATGCTGACACTGCCCCGAACCCTCCTGCCCTTAGCTGGGGTGCCCCTCACTGTAGTCCTGGTgtctggctcctggctcctggctatTGTATGCATCTTCTTTCTGCTCTTATTCTTGTGGTTCCTTACCGGCAAGCCCTGGAAGAATTATGTGTCCAAATGTTTACACACAGACATGGCTGACATCACAAGGTCCTACCTGAGTGTTCGTGGCTCAGGTTTCTGGGTGGCTGAGTCTGGGGGGCAGGTGGTGGGCATAGTGGCTGCTCAGCCAGTCAAGGACCCTCCATTAGGGAGGAAGCAGCTGCAGCTCTTTCGCCTGTCTGTGTCCTCACAACATCGAGGACAGGGGATAGCGAAAGCACTGGTCAGAACTGTCCTGCAGTTTGCACGGGACCAGGGCTGCAGTGATGTTGTCCTTCAGACTGGTCTTTTGCAGAAAGGTGCTGTAACTCTTTACTACAGCATGGGCTTCCAGAAGACAGGTGAATCCTTCATGGACACACTCATGTGGCTTGTGGATGTTTCTCTAATTCATTTCATATACCCACTCCCTTCTGCTCAAAACCATGAGCTGTga